The following are encoded in a window of Stigmatella erecta genomic DNA:
- a CDS encoding serine/threonine-protein kinase encodes MTTSQPKRQPIPFGKYLLLDRINIGGMAEVWRGKQFGASGFERLVAIKRILPNIAEDDEFISMFIDEAKISVQLTHANIGQIFELGQISSSYFIAMEYIPGKDMRAIFDRCRKKGEPAPIPLVAYCVSKMCEGLDYAHRKKDGMGRDMNIVHRDISPQNILVSYEGEVKVIDFGIAKAAGKATKTQAGILKGKFGYMSPEQIRGLPLDRRSDVFAIGVCLYEMLTGERLFVGESDFSVLEKVRKAEVAPPSTYNRRIPENLEKIVLKALARDVDERYQYASELGDDLQRFLITSETIFGRKDLMQYMKSTFAEEVEREKQRLTEYSTIKPPDGMLAAIEAGFTGAAPAAAPVVQPAPTAPPSLAPLEPPKAIHPPSNPNLTAAGGIRRTASLTALPKLTAAAAVPAPKDDEGVATMLVSPGEYFDDAEEPTTMPGAVGRAITPLETPAAQRLGEGEEPSTGKTAVIGPPPSTHPPMPRAPSMPNLPPVSSPPSVQVRASMIGMPLVTPPGQESPPSARQGRGSDGLPRIARGEPPVLGAAGHAPRPAPALPPEPKSAEHSTDLNTMGGNRKVLFLGAGGAAVALILLLVVLLMPSKPALGFIMVELPAAVRATAKVSLNGEPVASTTGDILQQMPAGPVVVMVSAEGYKAFTQTVTVTEGTQVTRVAAALEAMERKGFIVLSTQPRDAEVKVNGKVLRPQGSTALSFEMAFNGPLSIEVSAPGHEPVTKSYQPPDGSNLLEVSEQLKSQLVNVRVESEPAGASIMASGKSWGNTPADIELPPNVKQVMLRLRCFQDTPVAVTAPAAGESQALLKGTLRKQPGCR; translated from the coding sequence GTGACGACAAGCCAACCCAAGCGCCAGCCCATCCCATTTGGGAAGTACCTGCTTCTTGACCGCATCAACATTGGCGGCATGGCGGAGGTGTGGCGCGGCAAGCAATTCGGAGCCAGTGGCTTCGAGCGGCTCGTGGCCATCAAGCGCATCCTCCCGAACATCGCCGAGGACGACGAGTTCATCTCGATGTTCATCGATGAGGCGAAGATCAGCGTCCAGCTGACGCACGCCAACATCGGGCAGATCTTCGAGCTGGGGCAGATCTCCAGCAGCTACTTCATCGCGATGGAGTACATCCCCGGCAAGGACATGCGGGCCATCTTCGACCGCTGCCGCAAGAAGGGCGAGCCGGCGCCGATCCCGCTCGTGGCCTACTGCGTGTCGAAGATGTGCGAGGGGCTGGACTACGCCCACCGGAAGAAGGACGGGATGGGGCGGGACATGAACATCGTCCACCGCGACATCTCGCCGCAGAACATCCTCGTGTCCTACGAGGGTGAGGTGAAGGTCATCGACTTCGGCATCGCCAAGGCCGCGGGCAAGGCGACCAAGACGCAGGCGGGCATCCTCAAGGGCAAGTTCGGCTACATGAGCCCGGAGCAGATCCGCGGCCTGCCCCTGGACCGCCGCTCGGACGTATTCGCCATCGGCGTGTGCCTCTACGAGATGCTCACCGGCGAGCGCCTGTTCGTGGGCGAGAGCGACTTCTCGGTGCTGGAGAAGGTGCGCAAGGCGGAGGTGGCCCCGCCGTCCACCTACAACCGCCGCATCCCGGAGAACCTGGAGAAGATCGTCCTCAAGGCGCTCGCCCGGGACGTGGACGAGCGCTACCAGTACGCCAGCGAGCTGGGCGACGACCTGCAGCGCTTCCTCATCACCAGCGAGACCATCTTCGGCCGCAAGGACCTCATGCAGTACATGAAGTCCACGTTCGCCGAAGAGGTGGAGCGCGAGAAGCAGCGGCTGACGGAGTACTCCACCATCAAGCCGCCCGACGGCATGCTGGCCGCCATCGAGGCGGGTTTCACGGGCGCCGCGCCCGCGGCCGCGCCCGTGGTGCAACCGGCGCCCACCGCGCCGCCGAGCCTCGCGCCGCTGGAGCCCCCCAAGGCCATCCACCCCCCCTCGAACCCGAACCTCACGGCCGCCGGCGGCATCCGCCGCACCGCCTCGCTCACCGCGCTGCCCAAGCTGACGGCCGCCGCGGCGGTGCCCGCGCCCAAGGACGACGAGGGCGTGGCGACGATGCTGGTGTCGCCCGGGGAGTACTTCGACGACGCCGAGGAGCCCACCACGATGCCGGGCGCCGTGGGGCGCGCCATCACGCCGCTGGAGACCCCCGCGGCCCAGCGGCTGGGCGAGGGCGAGGAGCCGAGCACCGGCAAGACGGCCGTCATCGGGCCGCCGCCGTCCACGCACCCGCCCATGCCGCGCGCGCCCTCGATGCCGAACCTGCCCCCGGTGTCCTCGCCGCCCAGCGTGCAGGTGCGCGCCTCCATGATTGGCATGCCCCTGGTGACGCCGCCTGGCCAGGAGTCCCCGCCGTCCGCGCGTCAGGGCCGGGGCTCGGATGGGCTGCCGCGCATTGCCCGCGGCGAGCCGCCCGTGCTGGGGGCGGCGGGCCATGCGCCCCGGCCCGCGCCCGCGCTGCCCCCGGAGCCCAAGTCGGCCGAGCACTCCACGGACCTCAACACCATGGGCGGCAACCGCAAGGTGCTGTTCCTGGGCGCAGGGGGCGCGGCGGTCGCGCTGATCCTCCTGCTGGTGGTGCTGCTGATGCCGTCCAAGCCCGCCCTGGGCTTCATCATGGTGGAGCTGCCGGCCGCGGTGCGCGCCACGGCCAAGGTGTCCCTCAACGGCGAGCCGGTGGCCTCCACCACCGGGGACATCCTCCAGCAGATGCCTGCGGGCCCCGTGGTGGTGATGGTCAGCGCGGAGGGCTACAAGGCCTTCACCCAGACGGTCACGGTCACCGAGGGCACGCAGGTGACGCGCGTGGCCGCGGCGCTCGAGGCCATGGAGCGCAAGGGCTTCATCGTGCTGTCCACCCAGCCCCGGGACGCGGAGGTGAAGGTGAACGGCAAGGTGCTCCGCCCGCAGGGCAGCACCGCGCTCTCGTTCGAGATGGCCTTCAACGGGCCCCTGTCCATCGAGGTGAGTGCCCCGGGCCACGAGCCCGTCACGAAGTCCTACCAGCCGCCCGATGGCTCCAACCTCCTGGAGGTGTCCGAGCAGCTGAAGTCCCAGTTGGTGAATGTCCGGGTGGAGTCCGAGCCCGCGGGGGCCAGCATCATGGCCAGCGGCAAGTCCTGGGGAAACACGCCCGCGGACATCGAGCTGCCACCCAACGTCAAGCAGGTGATGCTGCGCCTGCGCTGCTTCCAGGACACCCCCGTGGCGGTGACCGCGCCCGCCGCGGGCGAGTCCCAGGCGCTGTTGAAGGGGACCCTGCGGAAACAACCGGGGTGCAGGTAG
- a CDS encoding ABC transporter permease: protein MRLPALTRLVRLSLARERRGAFFSAFGVAMGVGALVFFVGLGLGVGRVIREKVFPSDARLVDVVPPAVSLGSLLGGGKLDAAAVERLSALDGVERVYRKMNVRVPAVSRYEGAFFGSRLRMGMEVLAVGVEPDFVQADVKLGTFKDMPPDQPIPVVISSRLLEIYNKTFAPARKLPQLSAQMLLGFGFPVEFNRSYVAQAAPGPTFPVQAQVVGASDRALLAGITIPLDTAIRLNRAAGVDAETFSAVTLVAKDPSHVPVLMDAVKEMGLEIDDQERRMAENAGAAVALTTSALALLSILICVLAAVNIAHALSASVRARAREIGVMQAVGASRADVRNIVLAEACVLGLTGGAVGTAVAMALALAVDRFAAGALPNFPFKPDSFFAFPWPVGLGGVLLGLVAALAGAYFPSRRAAATDPARTLAG, encoded by the coding sequence GTGAGGCTCCCGGCGCTGACCCGGCTGGTCCGGCTGAGCCTGGCCCGCGAGCGCCGGGGGGCCTTCTTCTCCGCGTTCGGGGTGGCCATGGGCGTGGGGGCCCTCGTCTTCTTCGTGGGCCTGGGGCTGGGCGTGGGCCGCGTCATCCGCGAGAAGGTGTTCCCCTCGGATGCCCGGCTGGTGGATGTGGTGCCCCCGGCGGTGTCGCTCGGCTCGCTGCTGGGCGGCGGCAAGCTGGACGCGGCGGCGGTGGAGCGCCTGAGCGCGCTGGACGGCGTGGAGCGCGTCTACCGGAAGATGAACGTGCGCGTGCCCGCCGTCAGCCGCTACGAGGGTGCCTTCTTCGGCTCCCGGCTGCGCATGGGCATGGAGGTGCTGGCGGTGGGCGTGGAGCCGGACTTCGTCCAGGCCGACGTGAAGCTGGGGACCTTCAAAGACATGCCGCCGGACCAGCCCATCCCCGTGGTCATCTCCTCGCGGCTCCTGGAGATCTACAACAAGACGTTCGCCCCGGCGCGCAAGCTGCCCCAGCTCTCCGCGCAGATGCTGCTGGGCTTCGGCTTTCCGGTGGAGTTCAACCGTTCGTACGTGGCCCAGGCCGCGCCGGGCCCCACCTTTCCCGTGCAGGCCCAGGTGGTGGGGGCCTCGGACCGGGCCCTGCTGGCCGGCATCACCATCCCCCTGGACACCGCCATCCGCCTCAACCGCGCCGCGGGCGTGGACGCGGAGACCTTCAGCGCCGTAACGCTGGTGGCCAAGGACCCCTCGCACGTGCCCGTCCTCATGGACGCGGTGAAGGAGATGGGCCTGGAGATCGACGACCAGGAGCGGCGGATGGCCGAGAACGCCGGCGCGGCCGTGGCGCTCACCACCTCCGCGCTCGCGCTGCTGTCCATCCTCATCTGCGTGCTGGCCGCGGTGAACATCGCCCACGCCCTGTCCGCCTCCGTGCGCGCCCGGGCGCGGGAGATCGGCGTCATGCAGGCGGTGGGCGCCTCGCGCGCGGATGTGCGCAACATCGTCCTGGCGGAGGCCTGCGTGCTGGGGCTCACCGGGGGCGCCGTGGGCACGGCGGTGGCCATGGCGCTCGCGCTGGCGGTGGACCGGTTCGCCGCCGGGGCCCTGCCCAACTTCCCCTTCAAGCCCGACAGCTTCTTCGCCTTCCCGTGGCCCGTGGGGCTCGGAGGGGTGCTGCTGGGGCTCGTGGCGGCGCTCGCGGGCGCCTACTTTCCCAGCCGCCGCGCCGCCGCCACCGACCCGGCCCGAACCCTCGCCGGATGA
- a CDS encoding ABC transporter ATP-binding protein, giving the protein MIRARDIVKEYVDGDGSRVKVLDGLSLEVAAGDFVAVVGSSGSGKSTLLHLLGGLDVHYTGEVEVAGVKLRGLKDRQLARFRNLHVGFVFQSFHLIPNLSAVENVLLPSHFGAVTAEGRKRAEFLLDRVGLLAKKNREPVRLSGGERQRVAIARALFTGPKVLLCDEPTGNLDAATGDGVIQLFQDLHRDGLTVLAVTHEERMREAARRVVRLKEGKLVEESTAERPSVGGAP; this is encoded by the coding sequence GTGATTCGCGCGCGGGACATCGTCAAGGAGTACGTGGACGGGGACGGCTCGCGGGTGAAGGTGCTCGATGGCCTGTCGCTGGAGGTGGCCGCCGGAGATTTCGTCGCCGTGGTGGGCTCCTCGGGCAGCGGCAAGTCCACGCTGCTGCACCTGCTGGGCGGGCTGGACGTGCACTACACGGGCGAGGTGGAGGTGGCCGGGGTGAAGCTGCGCGGGCTGAAGGACCGCCAGCTGGCGCGCTTCCGCAACCTCCACGTGGGCTTCGTCTTCCAGTCCTTCCACCTCATCCCCAACCTGTCCGCGGTGGAGAACGTGCTCCTGCCCTCGCACTTCGGGGCCGTGACGGCCGAGGGCCGCAAGCGCGCCGAGTTCCTGCTGGACCGCGTGGGGCTCCTGGCCAAGAAGAACCGCGAGCCGGTGCGCCTGTCGGGCGGGGAGCGGCAGCGCGTGGCGATTGCCCGGGCGCTCTTCACCGGGCCGAAGGTGCTCCTGTGCGATGAGCCCACCGGCAACCTCGACGCGGCCACCGGCGACGGCGTCATCCAGCTCTTCCAGGATCTTCACCGCGACGGGCTCACCGTGCTGGCCGTCACCCACGAGGAGCGGATGCGCGAGGCGGCGCGCCGGGTGGTGCGCCTGAAGGAGGGCAAGCTCGTCGAGGAGTCCACCGCGGAGCGCCCGTCCGTGGGAGGTGCCCCGTGA
- a CDS encoding ABC transporter substrate-binding protein codes for MKLHRGPGLFLFLLLCVSGVGYTLASRMGYLNRLQARFFPSAKEAVRLSPGDFPAGVAAPVADVASVPLRPVLVGFSPRGSAAALLLATGGATTLDAPGAPPGAAQGLLKTAYALDARAVLFARDEELRHALAIGAENGGVDMAALSVDRLADWTPSLRDASPRTVMLVGRSRGQEALAAVGVPDLASLRGKRLGVYPASASHYFALWLLSRIGLRMSDVTWVELPSTLDAGRALREGRADAVVGLWGDVELAARDRGGAVLATTADAPHLLATVLVARGDFAARYPDAVRRVLRGLLDAGQAVQKDPAQAARLLGDVAPYLGDPTEAIRSAPPATLADNRSFFGLSGEAPVTYDELFQSASALFQKLRKRAPAPPAEDTRDLGALKYVSEARGP; via the coding sequence ATGAAGCTGCATCGCGGGCCCGGCCTCTTCCTGTTTCTGCTCCTGTGCGTGTCCGGCGTGGGCTACACGCTCGCGTCGCGGATGGGCTACCTGAACCGCCTCCAGGCGCGCTTCTTTCCCTCCGCCAAGGAGGCGGTGCGCCTGTCCCCCGGGGACTTCCCCGCGGGGGTGGCGGCCCCGGTGGCGGATGTGGCCTCGGTGCCGCTGCGGCCCGTGCTCGTGGGCTTCTCCCCCCGGGGCTCGGCCGCCGCCCTGCTGCTCGCCACCGGGGGGGCCACCACCCTGGATGCGCCGGGCGCCCCGCCGGGCGCGGCCCAGGGGCTGCTCAAGACGGCCTACGCGCTGGATGCCCGGGCGGTGCTCTTCGCCCGGGACGAGGAATTGCGGCATGCGCTGGCCATCGGCGCGGAGAACGGGGGCGTGGACATGGCGGCGCTCTCCGTGGACCGGCTGGCGGATTGGACTCCGTCGCTGAGGGATGCCTCGCCCCGCACGGTGATGCTGGTGGGCCGCAGCCGGGGGCAGGAGGCGCTCGCGGCGGTGGGGGTGCCGGACCTGGCGTCCCTGCGCGGCAAGCGCCTAGGCGTCTATCCGGCGAGCGCCTCGCACTACTTCGCGCTGTGGCTGCTGTCGCGCATCGGCCTGCGGATGTCGGATGTGACGTGGGTGGAGCTGCCCTCCACGCTGGACGCGGGCCGCGCGCTGCGCGAGGGCCGGGCCGACGCGGTGGTGGGGCTGTGGGGCGACGTGGAGCTGGCGGCCCGGGACCGGGGCGGCGCGGTGCTGGCCACCACCGCCGATGCGCCCCACCTGCTGGCCACGGTGCTGGTGGCCCGCGGGGACTTCGCCGCGCGCTACCCGGACGCGGTGCGGCGGGTGCTGCGCGGGCTCCTGGATGCCGGGCAGGCCGTGCAGAAGGACCCCGCCCAGGCGGCCCGGCTGCTGGGGGACGTGGCGCCCTACCTGGGGGACCCCACGGAGGCGATCCGCTCGGCCCCGCCAGCGACACTGGCGGACAATCGCTCCTTCTTCGGTCTTTCCGGGGAGGCGCCCGTCACCTATGACGAGCTCTTCCAGAGCGCCTCGGCGCTCTTTCAGAAGCTCCGCAAGCGCGCCCCGGCGCCCCCTGCGGAGGACACGCGGGACCTGGGGGCGTTGAAGTACGTCTCGGAGGCCCGCGGTCCCTGA
- a CDS encoding PspA/IM30 family protein, with protein MWQRFKRAMRSFAGFFVSSIEDPELILEQNVRDLNDQVPKMNESIAMVRANVTLLEKENAKYQQDVRELTAKVKAAIQAGRDDLAAQYASRLQMEKQALERNQAQLDTAKMAYEKALNLKKTFMREKERKTQEAMTAIRDARRAKWQSKVADTMESFTVAGIDSTHDEMIAKVNERAAVNEARMQMALESVDHQALSIEEEAEKIQANELVKQFKMEMGLDSPAPVSDVGGGQEKTIGKKVEVK; from the coding sequence ATGTGGCAACGGTTCAAGAGAGCAATGCGTAGTTTCGCGGGCTTCTTTGTCTCCTCCATCGAGGATCCGGAACTCATCCTCGAGCAGAACGTGCGGGACCTGAACGACCAGGTCCCGAAGATGAACGAGTCCATCGCCATGGTGCGGGCGAACGTGACGCTGCTGGAGAAGGAGAACGCCAAGTACCAGCAGGACGTGCGCGAGCTGACCGCCAAGGTGAAGGCCGCCATCCAGGCGGGCCGCGATGACCTGGCCGCCCAGTACGCCTCGCGCCTGCAGATGGAGAAGCAGGCGCTCGAGCGCAACCAGGCCCAGCTCGACACCGCGAAGATGGCGTACGAGAAGGCGCTGAACCTCAAGAAGACGTTCATGCGCGAGAAGGAGCGCAAGACCCAGGAGGCGATGACCGCCATCCGGGACGCGCGCCGCGCCAAGTGGCAGTCCAAGGTGGCCGACACCATGGAGAGCTTCACCGTCGCGGGCATCGACTCCACCCACGACGAGATGATCGCCAAGGTGAACGAGCGCGCCGCCGTGAACGAGGCGCGCATGCAGATGGCGCTCGAGTCGGTGGACCACCAGGCGCTGTCCATCGAGGAAGAGGCCGAGAAGATCCAGGCCAACGAGCTGGTCAAGCAGTTCAAGATGGAGATGGGCCTGGACAGCCCCGCGCCCGTGTCCGACGTGGGCGGCGGGCAGGAGAAGACCATCGGCAAGAAGGTGGAGGTGAAGTAG
- a CDS encoding 5'-deoxyadenosine deaminase: protein MDLLLTNGTVVTMNREREVLVGADVFIQDGRIARIGRGLKVGGAARRTLDVTGQVVMPGLIHGHIHACQTLFRNHADGMELLDWLRERIWPFEAAHDADSMRASADLTFAELIQSGATAALDMGSVRHYDAVFESARDCGFRLTGGKAMMDAGQGLPAGLRETTKASISESVALLERWHGTHGDRLRYAFAPRFVLSCSEPLLKQVAHLAREKGVRVHTHASENATECDVVRQRVGQDNVAYFHSLGLTGPHVTLAHCVWLTAEEQRLLRETGTVVCHCPSSNLKLASGIAKVPELMDAGVHVCLGADGAPCNNNLDLFVEMRLAALLHKPRVGPLGMPALRVLEMATLEGARALGLEAEVGSLEVGKRADVTVVDLRGLHVTPVPRDVMGALVHAARSTDVSHVIIDGRPVLKDGKLLTLEPAEVADNARRHASRIVEQVSP, encoded by the coding sequence GTGGATCTGCTCCTCACCAATGGCACCGTCGTCACGATGAACCGCGAGCGCGAGGTGCTCGTGGGGGCGGACGTATTCATCCAGGATGGCCGCATCGCCCGCATTGGCCGGGGGTTGAAGGTGGGAGGGGCGGCGCGGCGCACCCTGGATGTGACGGGGCAGGTGGTGATGCCCGGCCTCATCCACGGCCACATCCACGCGTGCCAGACGCTGTTCCGCAACCACGCGGATGGGATGGAGCTGCTGGACTGGCTTCGCGAGCGCATCTGGCCCTTCGAGGCGGCGCATGACGCGGACTCGATGCGGGCCTCGGCGGACCTGACGTTCGCGGAGCTCATCCAGTCGGGGGCCACGGCGGCGCTCGACATGGGCTCGGTGCGCCACTACGACGCCGTGTTCGAGTCCGCCCGCGACTGCGGCTTCCGGCTCACCGGCGGCAAGGCGATGATGGACGCGGGGCAGGGGCTGCCCGCGGGGCTGCGCGAGACGACGAAGGCCTCGATTTCCGAGAGCGTGGCCCTGCTGGAGCGCTGGCACGGCACGCACGGGGACCGGCTGCGCTACGCCTTCGCCCCCCGCTTCGTGCTGTCCTGCTCCGAGCCGCTGCTCAAGCAGGTGGCGCACCTGGCCCGGGAGAAGGGCGTGCGCGTGCACACGCACGCCAGCGAGAACGCCACCGAGTGCGACGTGGTGCGCCAGCGCGTGGGCCAGGACAACGTGGCTTACTTCCACTCGCTGGGGCTCACCGGGCCGCACGTGACGCTGGCCCACTGCGTGTGGCTGACCGCGGAGGAGCAGCGGCTGTTGCGCGAGACGGGCACCGTGGTGTGCCACTGCCCCAGCTCCAACCTCAAGCTGGCCTCCGGCATCGCCAAGGTGCCCGAGCTGATGGATGCGGGGGTGCATGTGTGCCTGGGGGCCGATGGTGCCCCGTGCAACAACAACCTGGATCTCTTCGTGGAGATGCGCCTGGCGGCGCTGCTGCACAAGCCGCGGGTGGGGCCCCTGGGCATGCCCGCCCTGCGCGTGCTGGAGATGGCCACCCTGGAGGGCGCCCGGGCGCTGGGGCTGGAGGCCGAGGTGGGCTCCCTGGAAGTGGGCAAGCGCGCGGATGTCACCGTGGTGGACCTGCGCGGCCTGCACGTCACCCCGGTGCCCCGCGACGTGATGGGCGCGCTGGTGCACGCCGCCCGCTCCACCGATGTCTCCCACGTCATCATCGACGGCCGCCCGGTGCTCAAGGACGGCAAGCTCCTCACCCTGGAGCCCGCCGAGGTCGCGGACAACGCCCGCAGGCATGCCAGCCGCATCGTCGAGCAGGTGAGCCCCTGA
- a CDS encoding cytidine deaminase, with product MATDIPWESLFQQAAKVRERAHVPYSRFPVGAAVLFADGSVVTGCNVENATYGLTVCAERNAFAAAVAQGHSRPVAVAIVVDTPTPCPPCGMCRQVMAEFAGPELPIRSRTLQDQEASYSLRELLPYAFTRDFL from the coding sequence ATGGCCACGGACATTCCCTGGGAGTCGCTGTTCCAGCAGGCGGCGAAGGTGCGCGAGCGCGCCCATGTGCCGTACTCGCGCTTCCCGGTGGGGGCGGCCGTCCTCTTCGCGGACGGCTCGGTGGTGACGGGCTGTAACGTGGAGAACGCCACGTACGGACTCACGGTGTGTGCCGAGCGCAACGCCTTCGCGGCGGCGGTGGCGCAGGGGCACTCCCGGCCGGTGGCGGTGGCCATCGTGGTGGACACGCCCACCCCGTGCCCCCCGTGTGGCATGTGCCGGCAGGTGATGGCGGAGTTCGCCGGGCCGGAGCTGCCCATCCGCAGCCGGACTTTGCAGGACCAGGAGGCGAGCTACAGCCTCCGGGAGCTGTTGCCGTACGCGTTCACGCGCGACTTCCTCTGA
- a CDS encoding PilZ domain-containing protein, with the protein MAESKISPVSGAEERRESPRVPMRFLVRRAGSEAGFEAYEGDLSLGGCALRGGTLEGGTPVELRLLLPSAPDELKVKGEVLPGTPGEAGGAARVRFLDLSVEEELAIARHLDDLELNRPKL; encoded by the coding sequence ATGGCGGAGAGCAAGATTTCCCCGGTTTCCGGGGCGGAAGAGCGGCGAGAGTCTCCCCGGGTTCCCATGCGCTTCCTCGTGCGGCGCGCCGGGAGCGAGGCCGGGTTCGAGGCCTACGAGGGGGACCTGTCGTTGGGAGGGTGCGCGCTTCGCGGCGGCACGCTGGAGGGGGGCACCCCGGTGGAGCTGCGGCTGCTGCTGCCCTCCGCCCCGGATGAGCTGAAGGTGAAGGGCGAGGTGCTCCCGGGGACGCCGGGGGAGGCTGGCGGGGCGGCGCGGGTGCGCTTCCTCGATCTCTCCGTCGAGGAGGAGCTGGCCATCGCGCGGCACCTGGATGACCTGGAGCTGAACCGGCCCAAGCTGTAG
- a CDS encoding purine-nucleoside phosphorylase yields the protein MGLYEQIQETVQAVRQRAGGLVPQVGLILGSGLGAFAESFARQVVIPYAELPHFPHASVPGHAGRLVLGEVGGAPVVAMQGRVHAYEGYSPAQVALPARVLCSLGIRALVVTNAAGGIHPQFAPGDLMVITDHINLSGWNVLAGPNEDRWGTRFPDMSQAYAPALRAHLLASSRRVAVPLREGVYAMVAGPSYETPAEIRMLRTLGADAVGMSTVPEVVAARHMGVPVVGISCITNLAAGVGTALLTHDEVAETAQRVAGIFSRLLTDFLPGVART from the coding sequence ATGGGACTTTACGAGCAAATCCAGGAGACGGTGCAGGCGGTCCGGCAGCGCGCGGGCGGCCTGGTGCCCCAGGTGGGCCTCATCCTGGGCAGTGGTCTGGGGGCGTTCGCCGAGAGCTTCGCGCGCCAGGTGGTCATTCCCTACGCGGAGCTGCCCCACTTTCCCCACGCCTCGGTGCCCGGCCACGCGGGCCGGCTGGTGCTCGGCGAGGTGGGCGGCGCCCCGGTGGTGGCGATGCAGGGCCGCGTGCATGCCTACGAGGGGTACTCGCCCGCGCAGGTGGCCTTGCCCGCGCGGGTGCTGTGCTCGCTGGGCATCCGCGCCCTGGTGGTGACGAACGCCGCGGGGGGCATCCACCCCCAGTTCGCCCCCGGGGATTTGATGGTCATCACCGACCATATCAACCTCTCCGGGTGGAACGTGCTGGCGGGGCCCAACGAGGACCGCTGGGGCACGCGCTTTCCGGACATGTCCCAGGCGTACGCCCCGGCGCTCCGCGCGCACCTGCTGGCGTCCTCCCGCCGGGTGGCCGTGCCCCTGCGCGAGGGGGTGTACGCCATGGTGGCGGGCCCCTCCTATGAGACGCCCGCGGAGATTCGCATGCTGCGCACCCTGGGGGCCGACGCGGTGGGCATGAGCACCGTGCCCGAGGTGGTGGCCGCCCGCCACATGGGCGTGCCCGTGGTGGGCATCAGCTGCATCACCAACCTGGCGGCGGGGGTGGGCACCGCGCTGCTCACGCACGACGAGGTGGCCGAGACGGCCCAGCGCGTAGCGGGTATCTTTTCCCGGCTGCTCACGGATTTTCTTCCCGGAGTGGCACGCACCTGA
- a CDS encoding thymidine phosphorylase: protein MRPYELIKAKRDGHPLPPGSIREFIAAYTRGDVPDYQMSALCMAVVFRGLNAEELGAWTQAMLESGEVLDLSETPGIKVDKHSTGGVGDKVSLSLAPLAAACGVPVPMISGRGLGHTGGTLDKLESIPGFRVDLSVADYRRLVRDVGVCLIGQTATLAPADKKLYALRDVTATVDCLPLIASSIMSKKLAEGIDALVLDVKVGSGAFMKRLEDARALARTMIALGTAMNRKVTALLTDMDQPLGRAVGNALEVVEAVEMLRGRAPEDYTEVTLALTAEMLVLGGKAATPEQARELLQRAVADGSALRKLKEIVQAQGGDPRAIDDYSRLPQARATRDVPAPGDGFVTAIDTEAVGLAAVALGAGRQRVDSLIDPAVGFTLLRKVGEPVKAGEPVVRVHYNNEGPLKDVEERLLAAYSFGAQIPAPRPLVVERLE from the coding sequence GTGAGACCCTACGAGCTCATCAAGGCCAAGCGCGACGGCCACCCCCTGCCCCCCGGGAGCATCCGGGAATTCATTGCTGCCTACACCCGGGGTGATGTTCCCGATTACCAGATGTCCGCGCTGTGCATGGCGGTCGTCTTCCGGGGGCTGAACGCCGAGGAGCTGGGCGCCTGGACGCAGGCCATGCTCGAGTCCGGCGAGGTGCTGGACCTGTCCGAGACGCCGGGCATCAAGGTGGACAAGCACTCCACGGGCGGGGTGGGGGACAAGGTCTCCCTGAGCCTGGCGCCGCTGGCGGCCGCCTGCGGGGTGCCCGTGCCGATGATCTCCGGCCGCGGGCTGGGGCACACCGGGGGCACCCTGGACAAGCTGGAGTCCATCCCCGGGTTCCGGGTGGACCTGTCCGTGGCGGACTACCGGCGGCTGGTGCGGGACGTGGGCGTGTGCCTCATCGGCCAGACGGCGACGCTGGCCCCCGCGGACAAGAAGCTCTACGCGCTCCGGGACGTGACGGCCACGGTGGACTGCCTGCCGCTCATCGCCAGCTCCATCATGAGCAAGAAGCTGGCCGAGGGCATCGACGCGCTGGTGCTGGACGTGAAGGTGGGCAGCGGGGCCTTCATGAAGCGCCTGGAGGATGCGCGGGCCCTGGCGCGGACCATGATTGCCCTGGGCACGGCGATGAACCGCAAGGTGACGGCGCTGCTGACGGACATGGATCAGCCGCTGGGGCGCGCGGTGGGCAACGCGCTGGAGGTGGTGGAGGCCGTCGAGATGCTGCGCGGGCGCGCCCCGGAGGACTACACCGAGGTGACGCTGGCGCTCACCGCGGAGATGCTGGTGCTCGGCGGCAAGGCCGCCACGCCGGAGCAGGCCCGCGAATTGCTGCAGCGCGCCGTGGCGGATGGCAGCGCCCTGCGCAAGCTCAAGGAGATTGTCCAGGCGCAGGGCGGGGACCCGCGCGCCATCGACGATTACTCCCGGCTGCCCCAGGCCCGGGCCACGCGCGACGTGCCGGCCCCCGGGGACGGCTTCGTCACCGCCATCGACACCGAGGCGGTGGGGCTGGCGGCGGTGGCCCTGGGGGCGGGGCGGCAGCGGGTGGACAGCCTCATTGATCCGGCGGTGGGCTTCACCCTGCTGCGCAAGGTGGGCGAACCCGTGAAGGCCGGAGAGCCCGTGGTGCGCGTGCACTACAACAACGAGGGCCCCCTGAAGGACGTGGAGGAGCGCCTGCTGGCCGCGTATTCGTTTGGGGCTCAAATCCCCGCGCCCCGGCCGCTCGTCGTGGAGCGGCTGGAATAA